The genome window TATAAAGTGGACCgagttaaaataaaatgatagacTATATAGGAAACAACAAACTACCAAAAGTGCACCTAAAAATGCAGTGTACGATGTACACTACATTACTCACTCTTTTACTGTAGTTGGTGGCTTATATGATTGTTAAAAAATTAACCTTgaataataacattttaatttaaggATTTTTCCTGGTAACAATGTGCCAGGGATCACAATCATTCATCAAActttaaataacaaaacacaataatacaTACAAGACATTTAAATGTTTGCTTGTTGTTAGGTAGCTGTCAAGTTTAAAGAAGTCATTACTTCCAGGTTACGCACTGGGTTACACCTGAGATGGTTCTCTGGTTACACCAAGTGTCCCTGGTAATGCATCCTCTATATGCGTTCCACATATAGAAATTATTGTGCTGACTCATTCCCCACATAGCGGACTGTATAGATTTAGCTATATAATGAGCAGTGAACAGTGAAAGATTTGCAACACAGCGAGAGTGACAGTCGAGCTGGACACCGACCTGCTTGGTGGCAGCATCAGACAGGTTCCTGAGCGTCCACAGACAGTTCTGCATCAGACGCTGGCTGGAGCCTGTAAGGTGTTTACCAAGAGCCTGCATCCCACCTGGAGGGAAACAGAACTGCAATTACTCAGCTGTCACCAAAATCTAATAAGCCATGTCTTTATGTAACTCTCCGGTTGAGGAGATGTCATCTGTTGAGATGCCTAGTTGAGAAATCAACAAGTTGACACGCCTGTATTACTAGCCTGtggccatacacacacacacaaacaaacaaaactacatACCAGCCTCTACGATGGCAGGTTTGTTGCTGGGGCAAACAGAGAGGACTTTGAGCACACGGCTAGTAGTCCACAGCAGCTTCTCATAGTTGTAGTTTCTCATGATGTGGACCAAACCCTCAGGACCTCCGTTGGCAAGGATGATTAGCTGTGAGACGGAGCgattgtaagtgtgtgtgagcaggtgcaGTGGAAGAgaatggaaaagaaaatgttttctatAAAGATGCCCTTTCTTTCCTTGTGGCTTCCAAAGGATAAGCTATAAAAAGCCATAACTTGCCCTGACATATTAAATCAGTTAATCCTAACTCATTTTACTACACTTTACACATAACCACACCCTTCCTATCAATGCACTATCACCTGACAAACTCTTGTCACACGCCACACCCAAACACATTTTCGCACACAACAGTTTAATTATACCTTCAGATAAATACATagacacaaaagacacacacacacacacacacacacacacacacacacacacacacacacacacacacacacacacacacacacacacacaccacacacacacacacacacacacacacagaaacacacacaccttgctctCCTGATTGCCATaggacagcagctgcaggcagTCTGTAGTGATGGCCAGGAACTTAGGGTTGCTCTTCTTCAGAAGGGGCACCATCCTCTGCAGGCCATCGGCCAGACGCACGGCCATCTTGGCTCCCTCCTggtgcagcagcaggttgtGGAGCGTGGTGATGGCATAGAACAGCACAGACTCCATGGGTGAactgagggggagaaagaggcgGATGAAGTCAAGTGTGCATCACAAAACAGATGGCTGCGCCTCCAGTTGCTCCATctatttaaaaaaggaaaattccatCCTCAGATCCAATTACATTGTTGTAGATCACCCATCTATGATTTTTAGTTAATTCCAATACTTAGTTGGTAATAATTACCCATTTAAGTGCTGTAATAACCCTTTTGTTGTACCCACTTTTCCTCAACCTGCCTTGCCTACTTCTACTTCAGTTATTAATCTCCTATATTttccagaatgccttttgacaaccTTAAGAGAACATGCTTAACTTGACTGAGTCAGTTGTGGGCCATATGTATAGGTTAAGAAAGCAATAGCAGTAAAATATAGCATGCTGTGCAGCTACATTGCATTCTGGACAATTGCGACTTCCATCAAGGAAAAAACTGGTATCTCTGCTTCCTCTATAATGGAGCATACACCATATAACTGTTGAATTTTGTTGCCAAATAGAAGGAAGGTGACTGACACTGAAGCCTGTTGTTGACTTAGATGAAATATTTTCTACTATCAAACTCCAGTGCAGCAACACTGGAAACATTACATTTTCCAGTAAATGCGAAATTATCAAGTAAATGCAAAGTACATCACCAACAGCTGCATTTTAAATGGTGTCTACTCAATTAACCTGCATAATGgtttcaaatttaatttataaGCACATTTATAAATAACAGAGACAAGGTTCAAACTGTGATAACCAACAGAAACCAGGATTGCATCTATCCCATCAGTACCTGAGCATGCGAACCAAGGCAGGGATGCCTCCGGACTTGAAGATGGAGAGCAGGCCCTCCCTCTGGTGGGACAGGTTGTGGAGGATGCTGGCTGTGGCGCGGGCTGTCTCCATGTCGCCTGTGTTCTGCATGGCCCGCACCACGGCTGCCACCATCTGAGGGGACTGCATCAGCACACGCCGTGAAGCCTCCTTACGTGTCAGCTGGTTGACAATCAGCGCTGCCTTGTTGACCACAACCTggtgagagacggagaggggaATTGGACAGCATGAAGTATTAGACTTCAGGGAAATATTACATGTGAAGGTTAGACGTAATGGACAATGAGCAGGATTATTAGATTTTTAAGAAGGCAAGAGGTCAAAGTTAGTTGAATAgtggcatttttaaaatacaactaAGATGTAATTTTCCATAGTTGAAGTTAGTGAACTGTAGAAACGTAGGCGGATTAGGGAGAATATGAGGAAAAGTTACTTATTGTACACCACATAAAGAGAGGGTGGAAGGAGAGCCTTATTGATTTATCCATCAGAGACAAATTTTTGTGATATTTAGCAACTGGTTGATGTTGCCTGCCAACCCTGTATGTATTCATATACGTGATTTTGCAGTCATCACCTGGTCTTCATCATTGAGCAGTTTAGTGAGCTCTGGAACGGCGCGGGTGGCCAGCTCAGCGTCATCCTGGTAGTTGATCAGATGGATGATTGCCGTCTTGAGCAGCTGGGAGGGCTCAGCCAGCCGCTGGACGTTGGTCATCTGGCCTGGGTCTGTCTGGGTAGACAAAATGGACACACCCTCCCCCAGTGTCTCTGGGAACATGGCTGCCCGCACCCGCTGTGCCCTGGTTAGGGTGTACTGGGAATCCAGGTCTGTTGAGAGGGACAAACAGGGTTGGAGGTGGGGTTTATACATGCTGTCACTGTTTTGATCCTGCCAAGACATTCCCAAGTCATATGTGTtcctgctgtgtgcatgtgtgtgccttaCCAGGCTCTTCGCTTGTgacagtggtggtggtgacagTGTACTGTTTAGAGGTGTAATCTGTGCCGTCATCATCTCTGACTGTGGTGGCTCCAGAGTGGATGCCAGAGTCTTGGGCATAGTACGTTTGCTGCCACTCTTGCACCTTCACCATGCCCTCAGGCTCACCCACTAGGAAGCAGGGAGAGGGGCATTGTGAGACATTCCAAGTGTTGGATACAAGTCATTTAATATCAGATTTGAATGCAATTACAAATCTCACTTGATCTCTGGGCAGGATACACCcacatggttaggtttaggctaACAATTGGGTGAGGGGGCTTATATCAAGGCTGTTTTAGGGAATGGGCAACAGGCCAATGActttctgaccaatcacagcacttgAAGGCATATCTTGCTCAGAACCCCGGTGGGATTCATAATAATGCAGTTTGAGACCACATGGGCAGGCAGCAAGAGGGATTAAAGCCAGAGTTCTCTGAGCAAATTAATTATGGGTAAGAccttatgatttatttttactccAATGGAATACAAACTCGAAGCCGCAATCCTTTGTTAGCAGGAAGTACAAAAGGCTATGATCAAAGAACAGGCATTTCAACAGACGGTAAGAAAAATACTGTACAATGAGAGCAGATGTAAACACATATAAATGTAACGTACAAGCCAAgtataaacacaacataaaatcagCAGTGTATCATTATAATTTACTGATGGGGGACATAGGataaggaagaagaaaaataaaatggtttGAGAAGCGGAAGTttgacaatgaaatgaatgataataaaataattatacaTACTTTGCATTGCCATCCTCGCTTCGCGGGATCAAAACACCAACAACGGAGCAAACCTGAAAAGgacaaagcaacacaaacacatcaggaATTCCACCATGATTAATCACAAAATGATTATCCTGCTATTCAGCCATCCCTGGATCCTTGACAATGCCttttcataaataaacacattccACCAAGGTCTGGCAGAGAGTTTTGCTGCGACAGGATTATGCTTCCACTCTTTTCCATCCAGGTGGACGAGAtaaacccccccacacacccaaGCCCCTTTCCCCCGGACctaaaaatgacaacacattGGTTAGCTGCAGCTGcgggagggggagagaagagCATGAGGTGGGCGGAGAGACAGCTGTAAGACAGGAATGTCAGCCACTCAGCCCATGTGACCTTTCACCCCAGACTCCACCCATACTGCCGTGGGAGTGGGACGCCTGTTGCTGACGCATGGCAACCAGGAACCTGTTCGGCAGGCTTTGACACCAGCGGGTGAATCTGTGTGCTAGAGGCAGTGAGCACAGAAAGCTGCctccctcccaaaaaaaaaaaaaacaaaaaaacatgacttcAACTTTTGAttggtttattttaaaaacactaaaactgaTGTGTTTACCTGAGCTTTCCTTCTGGGGTTCATGTTGGTGCACATCTGTTCTACTGTCTGCCTCTCGTCTCTTCAcccatttctctcattttcttgctaaatccttcctctctccacatTCAATCAagtatttaattttcacagCACTAT of Myripristis murdjan chromosome 1, fMyrMur1.1, whole genome shotgun sequence contains these proteins:
- the jupa gene encoding junction plakoglobin a; the protein is MAMQMGEPEGMVKVQEWQQTYYAQDSGIHSGATTVRDDDGTDYTSKQYTVTTTTVTSEEPDLDSQYTLTRAQRVRAAMFPETLGEGVSILSTQTDPGQMTNVQRLAEPSQLLKTAIIHLINYQDDAELATRAVPELTKLLNDEDQVVVNKAALIVNQLTRKEASRRVLMQSPQMVAAVVRAMQNTGDMETARATASILHNLSHQREGLLSIFKSGGIPALVRMLSSPMESVLFYAITTLHNLLLHQEGAKMAVRLADGLQRMVPLLKKSNPKFLAITTDCLQLLSYGNQESKLIILANGGPEGLVHIMRNYNYEKLLWTTSRVLKVLSVCPSNKPAIVEAGGMQALGKHLTGSSQRLMQNCLWTLRNLSDAATKQEGMDSLLQVLVGLLSSDDLNMLTCSTGILSNLTCNNAHNKTLVTQSNGVEALIHAVLRAGEKEDVTEPAVCALRHLTSRHQHAETAQDAVRLHYGIPAIVKLLNQPYYWPVIKAVVGLIRNLALCPDNQAPLRDAGAIPRLVNLLLKAHQDAQKHGSSSQQTYQDGVRMEEIVEGCTGALHIMARDPANRAEIASLQTIPLFVQLLYSPVDNVKRVAAGALCELALDKQSAEQIDSEGASAPLMELLHSNNEGIATYAAAVLFRISEDKNSDYKKRVSVELTHSLFKHDPAAWEMAHNSVPMDAPYPDELDAGLGYGYAVDMPMPMDGMEGDMMPDEYPGGMAYERREFADRY